The genomic stretch GATAAAGGATGATACAGGAGAAGAAATCACCTTTACGGAAGTGCCAACTAAGATCGTCACGCTTGCAGCTAGTGAAACAGAAGCCATTTATGCTATAGGCTCTGGCGGGCAGATTGTTGGAGTTGATGAATGGAGCAATTATCCAGAGGAGGTTGCGTCTAAGCCAAAGGTAGGCGATATCACGACTAATATTGAAGCGGTACTCGCCCTTGAGCCCGATCTTGTACTCGCATCATCGTCAATGAATACAGAAGCGATTGCGAAGCTTCGCGAGCTGAACATCAACGTTTATGCAACAGATCCGCTCACCTACGATGCAGTCATTGCCAAAATCGAAAATTTAGGCCATATTATGAATAAACCATCCGAGGCAGCTGCAATTGCTGAGCATATGAGCCTAGTAAAGCAGCAGGTAACTGAAGCGGTTAAGGATGCCGAGAAGAAGAAGGTATACTTAGAGTTCGATGCTGGCTGGACTGTAGGCTCCGGCACATTTCTTGATGAGCTTATTACGCTCGCTGGCGGCAGCAACATTTCCGGTTCGCTCCCAGGCTGGTACGAGATTAGCGCTGAGGATATCGTCAAGAAAAACCCAGAGTTTATTATATATCCTGCATTGAAGGAGGAGCCGAATCCTATCGTTGTGAGCATTGAAAGCCGCCCAGGCTGGAATGTCATCGATGCAGTGAAGAACAAGCATATGCATGCAGTGACCGAGGATCCGCTCGTACGCGTAGGACCGCGTCTTGCTGATGGTTTGCTGGAGCTTGCTAAAGTTATTCACCCGGATCTCGTAAAATAATAAAATGACATATAAATTGGTTTGGTATGGAGGAGCAGCTATGCTCCTTCTTGCTGTTTCTATCGTTGTCAGCCTTTCGATAGGATCAGCCGGCATCTCAGTAAGGGACGTATGGGGAATCATGCTGCATCAACTGCCTTGGCTGTCTGATCAGCCAGTTCCTTATTCGTCCGCAGAAATTGCAATCGTAACGCAGGTACGGCTCTCGCGCGTATTGCTTGCTGTCCTTGTTGGGGCATGCCTTGCACTAGCTGGTACTGGCTTTCAAGGAGTGCTTCGCAATCCGCTTGCTGATCCCTATACATTAGGGGTTGCCTCGGGCTGCTCAGTCGGCGCTGCATTTATTATTTTGTTCGGCTTGCAGACAGCGCTTGGCATGTGGACGATACCGCTCGTTGCATTCGGAACAGGAACAGTTACGTTGTTAGGCGTTTTCTGGCTGTCACGAAACAACGGGGTCATGCAGATTGAAACATTGATTTTGTCAGGAGTCATTTTACAAGCGTTTTTAGGCGCCTTTGTATCCTTCATGGTATCGATGTCGGAGGGCGTTGTGAACCAAATTTTGTTTTGGCTAATGGGTTCGCTAGCTATGCGCAGCTGGAGCAATGTTTATATGCTGCTTCCGCTTCTAGCACTAGGTCTGCCGATCTTGCTCTTATATGGTCAATCTCTAAATTTATTCGTGCTTGGCGAGCGGCATGCAGCCCATCTGGGCATACGCGTGGAACGCACAAAGCTAATTGTACTAATCAGCTCAACGCTATTAACAGCAGCTGCCGTATCCGTATCCGGTGTTATAGGGTTCGTCGGTTTAGTTGTTCCGCATGTCATCCGATTGCTCGTTGGACCAGATTATCGATTAATTACACCATTAGCCGCAATCGGAGGCGGGATTTTTGTCTTGTGGGCAGATACGCTGGCGCGAATGGCACTGACTCCTAAGGAAATTCCGCTTGGCGTCGTTACTGCACTCATTGGCGCGCCGTTTTTTGCTTATTTGCTGCATAGACGGAAGCAAAAGCAAGGAGGAGCACTATGATTGAGGTGCGCGATATTGTACATAGAGTACAAGGAAGACCTGTACTGAATGGTCTTTCCTGTACCTTCCAGCAAGGATGCATGTATGGTGTTATAGGTCCAAATGGTGTTGGGAAGTCAACGCTTCTGCACTTATTGTCTGGGGTTGATCAGCCAAGCCGCGGAGAGGTACGGCTGGATGGCGTTAGTATGGCTTCTTACCCGCGCAAGCAGCTAGCTAAGAAAATGGCTGTTCTTCAGCAAAGCGGCTTGCCCCCTGTTGGTTTTTCCGTCCGCGAGGTCGTCAGCATGGGGAGATCCCCATTCCAGAGCTGGCTCGGTACTGATTCGGAGGATGGAGAGACGATCATTAATGCTGCTTTAAGGGCAATGGGGCTTCAAGAGCTGGAGCATCGCAAAATGGATCAGTTAAGCGGAGGCGAGCGGCAGCGTGTAGCACTCGCTAAGCTGATGGCACAGGAGCCCTCGATTATTTTGCTCGATGAACCGACGACTTATTTGGATATTGGCTATCAAGTTCAGCTTCTGGATACTGTGCGGGCTTGGCAGCGCGAGCGGAAGCTGACTGTCATCGCGGTGCTTCATGATTTGAATTTGGCTTCGCTATATTGCGATGAGCTCGTTGTGCTTCATCAAGGAAAAGTCGCAGCAGTAGGCACTCCTCATGCTGTATTAACGACTGAGCTAATCGATCAGGTTTACGAAGCAAAAACAGCAATCATCTCGCATCCACTAACGGGAGCTCCGCAAATTATGCTGCAGCCGAAGGTCATATACTAATTTTCCAATTAGAATAAAAGGAGTTTTTAAAAATGATCAGCAATTTGGACACGAAGCTGGCGGAAACAATTGAAAGAATCAAACCGTTCGATGAAGAGACAGCTGCTTTAGCGATGAAGTATTCCGATGGATTAACGAAGCCGCCCGGAAGTCTAGGAAAGCTGGAATCCATTTCTATTCAGCTAGCTGGAATCTCAGGGCAATTATGGCCGGATTTATCGCGTAAAGCAGTCATTGTCATGGCAGGGGACCATGGGGTATGCGAGGAAGGGGTCAGCGCATTTCCACAGGCGGTTACTCCTCAGATGGTTATGAATTTTTTGAATGGCGGTGCGGCAGTGAACGTGCTGGCTAGACAAGCAGGCGCTGAGGTCGTATGCGTTGATATTGGCGTAAATGCGGATTTAGAGCATGAGCTGCTAATTAGCCGCAAGGTAGTCCGAGGAACTGCGAACATGGCGAAGCAGCCCGCGATGACTCGCGAGGAGACTCTGCAAGCGATATTAGTAGGCATTGAAGTAGTAAATGAGCAAGTGCAGCGCGGCTGTCAATTGTTTGCCACGGGTGAAATGGGCATTGGCAACACGACAGCAAGCGCCGCTCTAACAACGGTATTAACCGGACTCGCACCTGAAGAGTCGGTGGGCCGGGGCACTGGCATTAACGATGCAAGCTGGCTGAATAAGGTAGCTGTTGTGAAGCGTGCGATTGCAATAAATAACCCTGATGCGAATGATGCTATTGATGTGCTTGCTAAATTAGGCGGAGCGGAAATTGCTGGTCTGGTCGGTGTCATTATCGGTGCTGCTGCGAGCGGTTGCCCTGTAGTTATCGACGGTTACATATCGTCAGCAGCTGCACTAGTCGCATCACGAATTGCGCCGCAAACGCTGCCTTATATGATCGCTTCACATCTCTCTCAGGAGCAGGGACATTTGAAGCTGCTGGAATCCATTGGCCTGCTGCCTATCATGCAGCTTGAAATGAGGCTGGGTGAAGGCACCGGAGCTGTATTATGTTTTCATTTCATTGACGCTGCGCTCCATCTCATGCAAGAGATGGCAACGTTTGAGAGCGCAGGCGTATCTAAGGATTAGGTGAGCGTCCATGGCAGTACTTGTAACCGGCGGAACGCGCAGCGGCAAGAGCAGCTTCGCAGAGCAATACGCGATGCGAGTCGCGGCAAGTGGCATTTATATTGCTACCTGTCAGCCGTATGATGAAGAAATGAGCAAGCGAATTGGGAAGCACCAGTCGGATCGAGATGATTCAGGCTTCAGCTGGGAGACGATCGAGGATGCGTATGCTGCAGCGGACGTACTTCGACAATTAGAAAAGAAATTTTTTGTGGAAGCGCAGCAGGGCAAGGAGTCGCCAGTCGTGCTGCTCGATTGTTTAACGTTATGGTTGACGAATTGGCTAATGCAAATAGAGCAGCAATCGCTGACAGACGATCGTCTGGAAATAGAAATAATGAAGCTGCTGGAAGCTATACATAGCTATCCTTATCCGCTGATTATCGTCACAAACGAAGTTGGTGACGGTATTGTACCCGCTTATGCGCTGGGCCGATTGTTCCGCGATGAGGCGGGACGTCTGAATCAGCGGGTTGCTGCGATTTGCGAGCGTGTTTTTCTCGTGACGGCAGGTATACCGATAGAGCTGAAGTCGCAAGCTTTTAGGTGGGATCAATTATGATTCTTTACTCGTTGAAGGAGCTGCTGCTGCTTGCAGCAGCAGCGATAGTGATAGATTGGATCATAGGCGATCCGAAATGGCCAACCCATCCCGTCATTCGGATCGGACGGCTGATTCGCTGGCTGGAGCGTCTTCTTGCACCAGAGCGGTTTGCTGCGAAGCCCAAAGTGGTTAAACAGTTGGGCGTTGCTTTGACTGCTATAACGCTGCTCATCAGCTTCGGTTCTACCTGGGGTATTGTTTTAACAGCAGATGCTTTGCATCCTTGGCTTGGCTATGCGGTGAGCGCTTGGCTTATTTCGACAACACTAGCAGTGAAGGGCTTGAAGGATGCAGCCGTGCTCGTCTATCGTCCCCTGGTCATGGGAAGGCTGGACGAGGCTAGAAAGTATGTAGGGTATATTGTTGGCCGAGACACCGCCGAGCTTGATGAGCGAGAGGCATCGCGTGCGACCATTGAGACGGTTGCGGAGAACACGGTTGATGCTCTTGTATCTCCTTTGTTGTTTGCGCTTATTGGAGGAGCACCGCTGGCTATGCTTTACCGTGCAACAAATACACTTGATTCCATGGTAGGCTATCGAAATGAGAAATATGTGCATTTTGGCTGGTGCTCGGCACGGACGGACGATTGGCTAAATTACATCCCAGCAAGGCTAACTGGCGTAATGCTTACGATTTCTGCACTTTTTTTTCCGAAAATGAATGCAAGGCAGGCTGGACGGGCGATAGCTGTCTTCGCACATCTTCATCCAAGCCCTAATAGCGGGATTCCTGAGTCAGCGGTTGCGGGCGCGCTTGGCATCGAGCTGGGCGGGAGAAATGTTTATTTTGGTGTTCCTAGTGAGCGTGCAAGAATGGGCTGGCCGCTGCGCGAATTGCAGCCACAGGACATTATGCAAACGGTCCGTTTATTGTATAGTGTCAGCGTCATTTTGTTTATAGGAGTGATAGCCGTATGGTTCGTCGCGAGGTAAAGCTGCAATTCCAAGCGGTTATCGCAGCTTTTCAATTTTTAACACGTTTCCCTATTCCGATTGCCGTTCCTTTTCAAGGATCTGTCCTGAAGCGAAGTGTAGTGTATTTCCCGCTTGCTGGAGCACTCATAGGTGTAAGTCTCACAGCCTTCGCCTGGTTGCTCACTCTATTTATTCCACCGTGGCCAAGCGCAGTTCTAGTGCTCGCCATATGGACCGCATTAAGCGGTGGACTGCATCTAGATGGATGGATGGACACCGCAGACGGCGTGCTCAGTCACCGTTCCCGCGAGCGTATGCTCGAAATTATGAAGGATAGCCGGGTGGGCGCGATGGGGGTGCTTGCTGCTGTCCTGCTGCTGCTGCTCAAAGCCTCATTAATGGTTGAGTTGCTAGAGGGAAATCATTTGAAATTATACTGGCCGCTGCTCTTGATTGGTCCGATATGGAGCAGAGCTTGGATGAGTGCTGCGATAGCCTTTTGGCCGAGCGCAAGGCAAGGTGAAGGAATTGGTGTATTATTTAATGAGGTTAAAGGTTTACATGCTGCGGCCTCAATGGCTGTGGCTGCACTTTGCTCGGGCTTTGTTTTTTGGATCGCTGATATGGGAGCTGCGATTTCTTTAATGTGGTTAATCGTTATTTTATTGCTCACCATCGGCAGCGGCGGACTTCTTGCTGCTTGGTTAAGCCATAAGCTTGGCGGTTTAACCGGCGATACCTATGGTGCTTTGAATGAAGCTGTGGAAGCGGTTCTGCTGCTGGCAGCTATCATTTGGATACATGCTCAGATATAGAGGAGTTGAGTTTTGAAAATGCTGGAAAGATACGGTCACGGTGGTGATCTGCGAACCGCTGAGGAAGCCTTCGGCATACCCGCCCAACAATTTGTTGATTTTAGCTCTAATATGAATCCGCTTGGTCCGCCATCAGGTGTGAAAAAAGCGTTGCATGCCTATGCGGATATGATAGATCAGTATCCTGACCCAGCCGTTCGCGGTTTGCGAAGCAAGCTGGCGCAGCGGCACAATATCGATGAGCAGTCGATTGTTGTTGGCAATGGAGCAGCAGAGCTGATTGATTTAATTGTTCGTGCTTTGCAGCCGGAATTAACGACACTCGCCATCCCTTGCTTCGATGAGTACGGTGATGCAGTTCGAAAAATAGGCGGCGCAGTATACGAAATCAAGCTTGCCGCAGAAAATCATTTTGAATGGATCATAAACGCTGAGGACGTGTGCGCTGCGGCTGCAGCGGGCTCTTTATTTATACTTGGCTCGCCAAACAATCCGACAGGCCAGCTTGTTGATCCAAGCCACATTCGATCCTTGCTTAGCATGGGCGCGTATGTCGTTGTTGATGAGGCGTTTATGGATTTTGTCCCCGATGAGTCGAGGCTCAGCCTGATTCAAGAAGCGACGCAGCATGAGAGATTGTTCGTTATTCGTTCGATGACCAAATTTTATTCTATCCCTGGTATTCGGCTGGGCTATATCGTCGGAATGCCAAGATCGTTAAGTGTGTTGAGACGTCTTCAGGTTCCCTGGAGTGTAAATTCTTTGGCGCAGCTCATAGGAGAATCGGTGCTGGAGGACTCTGAATTCGAAGAACGGTCGATACGCTGGCTGCAGCAGGAAAGGCCGTGGCTGACCGCACAGCTTGAGGATATCGGCTTTGTGGTAAACCCAAGTGCTGCTAATTATTTGCTCCTTCGTATTCCGAAGTCAGCTGGACTTAGCGCCAGCATGCTTCAGCTTGAGATGGGCAAGCGAGGGGTGCTTATCCGTGATGCTTCCCGGTTTTCCGGTCTGGATCATACCTATATTCGTGTAGCGATTAAGCTTCGCGAGCAAAATGTACAGCTAGTGGCGGCATTTAAGCAATGCTTGCAGCCTAATGAGACCCACGGCGTTAAATGATTGGAACATTAATAAGTCAGAGGAGGGGGATTCGTGACTCAGCCCTTTCGATCGGGAGACCAATATGATTCAACCATTTGGAGCGGTGTTACATTGCTGCTGAAGGAGGATCGCATTGAAGCGAGCACTCCAGAGCAATTGTATGCCCTTAGCAGTGCCATTCATCCAGGCGGCTTCTCCTATACGAATCGAATTGTAAATTGGAGAGTACCGCTGACGTATCAGTGTGATGATCCGGTTCGTGATATAATTGAGCATTGCAAAGAGTGGGGCTGCGATGCCAAAGATACGATTGGTCTGATTACTGCGGCGAAGCTGACGCATGCAGCTGTAGCAGAGGTTGAGGGAGATCGGTTTAAGCTGCTATGCTGCACGACTGTCGGGACTCGGAATGCAGCTAGAGCAGGCTTGCCGCGCAGTACCTTTCCCGCATACACCGCTGGAACGATCAATACGATTATTTTAATTGATGGACAAATGACAGAAGCTGCTATGGTTAACGCGATCATAACGGCAACGGAAGCAAAAACTGCGGCACTGCAGCAGTTAGGCATTATAGAGCAAGCGAACGGACAAGCAGCAACCGGAACGACAACAGACGCTATCGTAATTGGCGTTAGCCAGGCGGCAAGCTGGAATGCGCTGCACGCCTATGCTGGCGTAGCGACGACGATCGGCTGTGCCATTGGCGAAGCTGTTTATGATACGGTGCTTGAGGCAACTCGTACTCAGCATGAGGACTGATCTATTTATAATGGAGGTGTTCTCCCTTGATTCGAATTGATGGATATACGAAAAACAAAGAATGGTGGACGGACCTGACTTTCGAGGATCTCGAATCGGAAAAGCTCGATTGGTATTGGGTTGATTTTTTTAACCCTACTGAGGAAGAATGCAAGCATCTTGAAACTTTTTTTCACTTTCATCCGTTAGCCATTGAGGATTGCTATCAATTGCTGCAGCGGCCTAAGCTGGATCATTACGAGGATGTTCATTTTATGGTGCTGCATGAGGTGGAGTGGAAGACGTTAACTATCAATGAAATTAATATGTTTATCGGACCCCATTTTCTAGTGACCTTTCATTATGCCTCATCTCCTGAAATCAATGATGCCCGAAGCAAGCTGATGTCTAGCACAAAAATAGGCGAGACTGGCCAAATTTATGCGGCGTATCTCATTATAGACAAGCTTGTGGATCAATATTTCCCTGCGGTTCATGAGCTTGAGGATCAGCTTCTGGATATGGAGGTTGGGAGCAATGATCAAAGCCAGACAGTCATGAGTGATATTTTCAACATTCGCTCGCGATTGCTTCGGCTTCGAAAAACGATTATGCCTATGCGGGATTTATTGTATCGACTGACGAATACAGATCGAATTCAAGGGCTAAAGCCATATTTGGCTTTTTATCATGATATTTATGATCATCTGATTAAACTTTCTGAGATGATAGATTCAAGCAGAGAGATGACGGCTGACCTTCGTGACAGCTATATTTCGTTCAATTCAAATCGGATGAATAACATTATGAAAACTCTTACCGTAATTACGACTATATTTATGCCGTTAACCTTTATGGCGGGCGTTTATGGAATGAATTTTCGCAATATGCCCGAGCTTGAATGGAGTTGGGGATATTTTGCAGTATTAATAGTCATGCTCATCATCGGGGTTTCTATGTATGCATGGTTTCGAAGAAAAGGATGGTTTAAATGAGGAATGTTAAGGGGAATAGCCCATCATGGAAATGAAAGAATCCACTCCAACGAGCAAAAAAAACTGGATTGCGATTGTAGGGATATTGGCGGCCATATTTATTGGTCTTGCTGTCATGCTTTATTTGATGATTATTGCGCTTGGCAACCGCTCGGCGGCGAATACGTTGAAGCTGGAGCAAACACTCCACTATACTTATTTTACTAAAGCCTCTTCAAACGGCATGAAGCTCCATGTGCTGGAGACGAAGCCTGCTTATGTAACTCTAGAAACGATTAATAATAACGTTACCTTGTCAGGGAAGGTTGGCATTAATGGTGGATTTTTTTATGGAAATCAGCTGCTCAGCATCGGCATGGTAAATAGTCTTCCGGTTAACAGGGATATTGGCAACTTTGGCATCGGGGATGAGAACGTAAAATATGCACGCGGGACGCTCGTTTGGGATGGGGCAGCGGATGAATTAAGCGTTCAGGTTGCCAGCAAAGCATCAGAGCTGAAGGTAAAGGACCATACTCGATTTTGGGCACAGGGAGGCATCAGCATGAGTCTTGGCAAGGACGAGGCTTGGGCTCAGCAGGCCAAAAAGGAAAATGCGCCTTTCTCAGAGGAAGAGCGACTTCGCTCAGCTGCGGTATATGACCTCTCGGGTACCTTGTATCTTATCGTAAGTGAGACAAAAGGTTCATTAGCTCTGTTTCGTGAGGCAATTGTTAATAGTATTGGTGACGGTAAGCTTGTTGATGGTATATTTCTTGATGGTGACGGCTCCTCACAGCTATTCAGCAAAGAGGCAGCCTTGCCTGGTGATAATCGGCCCGTAGTACAAATGCTGCGCATTGTAAAATAAGTAGGGGAAAAGTGAAGGGGAAATCTGCATGAATCCATTGCAATTGCCGATTGATGCGGTGTTGCCTGAGCTGCTGGCGTCTCTGGTCAGCGGTACAAATGCCGTATTGGTAGCTGAGCCGGGAGCGGGAAAGACGACGCGCGTACCGCTTGCGCTGCTCGATCAGCCATGGCTTGCCGGCAAAAAAATTATAATGCTGGAGCCGCGCAGACTTGCTGCACGCTCCGCTGCACAATTTATGGCGAAGTCACTAGGCGAGCGGACAGGTGAAACCGTTGGCTACCGTGTCCGATTGGATTCACGTGTGAGCTCGCGTACTCGCATTGAGGTCATTACGGAGGGGGTACTCACCCGAATGCTGCAAGAGGATCCAGCGCTTGAGCAGGTGGGAGCTATTTTGTTTGACGAGTTCCATGAGCGGCATTTGCACGGCGATCTTGGCTTAACGCTTTGTTTACAGTCGCAGCAGCTGCTGCGCGAGGATCTGCGCCTTGTCGTCATGTCGGCAACGCTTGCTTCGGGGCCGGTTGCCGAGCTGCTGGGCGATGCTCCGGTTATTCGCAGTGAAGGCAGAGTGTTTCCCGTAGCAACATATTACGCGAAAGCTAAGCACACAGGGCCGGTGGAGTCCCATATGGTACAAACAATTGCTGCGGCGCTGCGGGCGCATGAGGGCGATGTGCTTGCCTTCCTGCCGGGCGTTGCCGAGATACGGCGAACGGCGAGAGGTTTAGCGGAAGCAGCGCTTCCAGCAAATATTCGTATTGAGGAGCTGCATGGCGGCTTGCCGCTGGAGAAGCAGGATGCGGCTGTAGCTCCCTGCCGCTCTGGCGAGAGGAAAATTGTGCTAGCTACTTCAATAGCGGAGTCGAGCTTGACGGTTGAAGGCGTTATGATTGTCGTTGACTGCGGGTTAATGCGTATACCTCGTTTCTCTCCGAGAACTGGAATGACTCGGCTGGAGACAGTAGCCGTATCCGCTGCATCCGCAAATCAGCGGCGCGGCAGAGCAGGACGTTTAGCGCCGGGCTGCTGCTACAGGCTCTGGACAGAGTCTGAGCAGCACTTTTTGCCTGAGCAAAGCACTCCTGAAATTCTTGAAGCAGACCTAGCTTCTCTTACACTAGAACTGGCGGTATGGGGGATTCAAGATCCGCTGGAGCTTAGCTGGCTGACCCCGCCTCCAGCTGCAGCATATGAACAAGCGAGCGCATTACTACGGCAATTAAATGCGATCAATGTCGAAGGAAAGCCGACAGCCGAAGGGCTGCAAATGGCGAAGCTAGGACTGCACCCTCGTCTTGGCGCGATGATTCTAAAGGCATCCGAGCAAGGATCGCTGCAAGAGGCTTGCCATTTGGCTGCGCTGTTAACGGAAAGGGATCTGCTTCCACAGGAGAGAAATGTTGATATGCAGCTACGGCTGGATCTTTTCTATCAGCTAACTGGAAGAAACCATCAGGCTCATCAAAGTAATCAAAGCCGGCAGCTCGACATTCAAGCTGCATTTCGAATAAGTGCTCAAGCGGAGCAATGGGAACGATTGGTTGCGCAAGAGAGTAAAAGCCAATCACAAAGGAAAGAACCACTTCCGCTTGGTGTTCTTTTGGCTTATGCATATCCAGATCGGATTGCTCAAAGACGCAGCGACGGCCGGCATTTATTAGCAAATGGAAGAGGCGCAGTGCTGCCTGAGCTCCAGCCATTATCCAGATCAGCGTTTCTTGCAGCCTGTGAGCTTGATGATGCTGGAGCTGAGAGCCGAATACGGCTTGCCGCGGAGCTAAGCTTAGAAGAGTTAAACACCTATCTAGGCTCCTATCTCTCTACAGAAAACGTGGTAGAGTGGGAACCGTCTGCTCAAGCTGTGCGAGCGAGAAAACGAGTTCGATTAGGCAGCATTGTGCTGAAAGAATCTATACTACAACAGCCAGATGAAGAGCAAGTGGCTGCCGCCTTGCTGATGGCCATTAGACAAGCAGGCTTCACCATGCTTCCAATGAGCAGGCAGGCGCAGCAGATGAAGGCTCGCATGAAGCTGATGTCACTTGCCGGTGAGGATTGGCCTAATGCCTCTGACGAAGCTCTGCTGAACACGCTCGAAGATTGGCTCGAGCCGCATATTTATGGAATGCGAAGCCGCTCGGATCTACAGAAGCTGCCGATGGTGCAACTGCTGGAAGGAAGACTCAGCTGGAAGCAGAAGCAGGAGCTGGACGAGCAGGTGCCAACACATATCGTTGTTCCAAGCGGTTCACGCATACCAGTAGACTATAGTGACCCGGAGTCGCCAGTGCTTGCTGTTCGATTGCAGGAGCTGTTTGGCATGAAGGATACGCCTAGACTAGCGAGAGGCAAGCTTCCCGTAACTTTGCATTTATTGTCGCCTTCACAGCGTCCTGTTCAAGTAACGCGGGATCTCAGAAGCTTTTGGGAGAATGCCTATTTCGAGGTGAAGAAGGATTTAAAGGGTAGATACCCGAAGCATTCCTGGCCGGATGATCCTTATGCGGCAATGCCAACGAATCGGACGAAGCCCAGACAAGGTTGATTTTTTGAAACGCGCCACCGCCATAAGGATGGCGACAGCCGTTTCACCTTGAAATATAGGAAAGTATATCATTTCGCTATACTTTCTCTATATTTCTCCGGAATGAAACGCGCCACCGCCATAAGGATGGCGACAGCCGTTTCACCTTGAAATATAGGAAAGTATATCATTTCGCTATACTTTCTCTATATTTCTCCGGAATGAAACGCGCCACCGCCATAGGGACGGCGACAGCCGTTTCACCTTGATCCGCACCATACATGTTCTAACTAAATGTAGAGAGGGTGTGCTTTAATATTACTACATTATATCTATTAATTATTTATGTTCTTCTTATTAATGTCTATACGTTTGCGATCATGGGTTTAGATAAATCGAGAGCCAAAAAGCATCGTCAGCGTATATCCGAAAACAGATTATTTACCCTTAGCGCCATCGGCGGAGCTGGAGGGACATGGCTTGCGATGAAGGCATGGCGTCATAAGACGAAGCACCGCTCCTTTACCGTCGGCATTCCCTTTTTGTTTGGTTTAAATTTGCTGCTGCTAATTGGCGCATTGTGGCTTATTGGAATAACTGCAAACTCTTAATTGCTTTGAGAAGCTGTCCTATGTTATATTGGGGCTTCTCTTTTTTTTTCTAGCACATCAAAACTTAGGAGGTAACTGACTTGACAGTTCAAAGTGCCTATCAAGAGGAGCAGGATCGGTTAACGGAAGCATTGCATGACATTATGAGACAGCTGCAAGAGATCGGCCCACGCTATAAGGGCGATGATTTTACGGAGCAAATGCTCGATCTACAGCAAGAGGAACGGCGACTAAGGCTTGAAATATCTAAGCGTGAGCCTTATTTTGGCCGTATTGATTTTCAAGAGCTGCCCGCAGAAGGGCAGAAACCATTATATATTGGCAAAGCAGGCGTAGCCAAGCAAGACAGCAACGAGCTTCTCGTTATTGACTGGCGTGCGCCGGCAGCAAGCGTATTTTATTCCTTTACTGGCGGCGATGCGCCTGCTTCCTATGAATCGCCTGATGGGGAAATCGAAGGCTACGTTCATTTAAAACGGAATTTCGTGATTCGTCAGGGCGAGATCGTTCGCTTGGTGGATAGCTATGTGCGAGGCCAGGAGGAAGGCAACGTTACCGACGAATTTCTGTTATATCGTCTAGGCGAGAACAAGGACAACAAGCTGCGGGACATCGTATCGACGATTCAAGGCGAGCAGGATAGAATTATTCGTGCGGATCGAAATAAAGCTTTGTTTATACAGGGAGTAGCAGGCAGCGGTAAAACAACGGTTGCGCTGCATCGCCTTGCTTTCTTGCTCTATCAGTACGCTGACCGCATGCGGGCGGAGCGCATGATTAT from Paenibacillus sp. FSL H8-0548 encodes the following:
- a CDS encoding DUF1294 domain-containing protein, which produces MCFNITTLYLLIIYVLLINVYTFAIMGLDKSRAKKHRQRISENRLFTLSAIGGAGGTWLAMKAWRHKTKHRSFTVGIPFLFGLNLLLLIGALWLIGITANS